The proteins below are encoded in one region of Streptomyces sp. NBC_00490:
- a CDS encoding 1-phosphofructokinase family hexose kinase — MILTVTLNTALDITYRVPDLRPHASHRVLEVTERPGGKGLNVARVLAALGHEVTVTGFAGGATGRVVQEQLTTAPGVVDALVPVTGATRRTIAVVDEQSGDTTQLNEPGPTVTPAEWSAFQEAYEDLLPSMAAVALCGSLPPGVPVGAYAGLVRTARAAGVPVLLDTSGEALRRGVAARPDIIKPNADELAELTGSHEPLRATQDARRRGARAVVTSLGAQGLLAASPEGRWRATPPSRVHGNPTGAGDSAVAGLLSGLVEQLPWPDRLARAVALSAATVLAPVAGEFDPSAYEELRGRVAVTTEVTAA; from the coding sequence GTGATCCTCACGGTCACGCTGAACACCGCTCTCGACATCACCTATCGCGTGCCGGACCTCAGGCCGCACGCCTCCCACCGGGTCTTGGAGGTGACGGAACGCCCGGGCGGCAAGGGCCTGAACGTGGCCCGGGTGCTCGCGGCCCTCGGTCACGAGGTGACGGTCACCGGCTTCGCCGGCGGCGCCACGGGCCGAGTCGTCCAGGAGCAGCTCACGACGGCACCCGGCGTGGTGGACGCGCTCGTCCCGGTCACCGGCGCGACCCGGCGCACGATAGCGGTGGTGGACGAACAGAGCGGCGACACCACCCAGTTGAACGAGCCCGGGCCGACCGTCACACCCGCCGAGTGGTCCGCCTTCCAGGAGGCGTACGAGGATCTGCTCCCGTCGATGGCCGCGGTCGCCCTGTGCGGCAGCCTGCCGCCGGGGGTGCCGGTGGGGGCGTACGCGGGGCTGGTGCGGACGGCTCGCGCGGCCGGGGTGCCGGTCCTCCTCGACACCAGCGGCGAAGCCCTGCGGCGCGGGGTCGCGGCCCGCCCGGACATCATCAAGCCGAACGCCGACGAGCTGGCCGAACTGACGGGCTCCCACGAGCCGTTGCGCGCCACGCAGGACGCGCGGCGGCGGGGCGCCCGGGCGGTCGTCACGTCTCTCGGTGCGCAGGGTCTCCTCGCCGCGTCCCCCGAGGGCCGCTGGCGCGCCACCCCGCCGTCCCGTGTGCACGGCAATCCGACGGGCGCCGGGGACTCCGCGGTCGCGGGGCTGCTGTCGGGGCTGGTCGAGCAGCTGCCGTGGCCGGACCGGCTGGCCCGCGCGGTCGCACTGTCGGCGGCGACGGTACTGGCGCCGGTGGCGGGCGAGTTCGACCCGTCCGCCTACGAGGAGTTGCGGGGGCGGGTCGCGGTGACGACTGAGGTCACCGCGGCCTGA
- the cdgB gene encoding diguanylate cyclase CdgB, protein METESEPYVRLATLRQLHQVMADMNTARSLADTLQTVADGVVTGLGYELACVNLVRPDGDLVVAAFAGNPAAEALITGRVGSRDSWERRLSMGENWGDLVFIPHTEGWILDDDDVPQWYTDGPAPRFEDEWHPSDRLFAPMFTPGVGGAACGELIGVLSVDRPRNGRRPGAWGREALQMYAFQAAIAISNARLRANMQRALVRLEREQQALRASEESFRQAFEYAPSGMAIAEMGGDQHGRILRTNDALCRLLGRPASAMRRYSFSDLVHPEDIGTLLRTSAEGGRAELRLGRRDGTYLWVSLRNSVVADAADGPRFLLTHVEDIEDRKRRELQLAHRASHDSLTGLPNSAELRARLSARLCKRPTHAALESIDAAFGHPAYDANGHGFDFRPGAEAFDTAFDHHVHTVAPEGELDDGTKGLAVLFCDLDGFKSINDRFGHNAGDAVLIEVARRLSRQVRDGDTVARLGGDEFVILADGLGRADAADLAVRLRNEIIQPIRAEGRAVRVGASFGIGWAHCGMTADEVLKSADERMYVEKRSRPKQHRRAG, encoded by the coding sequence ATGGAGACCGAGTCGGAGCCCTACGTCCGTCTTGCGACTCTGCGACAACTGCATCAGGTCATGGCGGACATGAACACCGCCCGCTCCCTGGCGGACACCCTGCAGACCGTCGCCGACGGAGTGGTCACCGGCCTCGGCTACGAGCTGGCGTGCGTCAACCTCGTCCGCCCCGACGGCGACCTCGTCGTCGCCGCCTTCGCGGGCAACCCCGCCGCCGAGGCCCTCATCACCGGCCGGGTCGGCTCCCGTGACTCCTGGGAGCGCCGCCTGAGCATGGGTGAGAACTGGGGCGACCTGGTCTTCATCCCGCACACCGAGGGCTGGATCCTCGACGACGACGACGTACCGCAGTGGTACACCGACGGCCCCGCGCCCCGCTTCGAGGACGAGTGGCACCCCTCCGACCGGCTCTTCGCCCCCATGTTCACGCCCGGCGTGGGCGGCGCCGCCTGCGGTGAGCTGATCGGCGTGCTCTCCGTGGACCGGCCCCGCAACGGCCGCCGGCCGGGCGCCTGGGGACGCGAAGCGCTCCAGATGTACGCCTTCCAGGCCGCCATCGCGATCAGCAACGCGCGCCTGCGCGCCAACATGCAGCGCGCGCTGGTCCGGCTCGAGCGCGAACAGCAGGCACTCAGGGCGAGTGAAGAGAGCTTTCGGCAGGCCTTCGAGTACGCCCCCTCCGGCATGGCCATCGCCGAGATGGGCGGCGACCAGCACGGCCGGATCCTGCGGACCAACGACGCCCTGTGCCGCCTCCTGGGCCGTCCCGCCTCCGCGATGCGCCGCTACTCCTTCTCCGACCTGGTCCACCCCGAGGACATAGGGACACTGCTGAGAACCTCGGCGGAGGGCGGCCGCGCGGAGCTGCGCCTGGGCCGCCGCGACGGCACCTACCTGTGGGTCTCGCTCCGCAACTCCGTCGTCGCCGACGCCGCGGACGGCCCCCGGTTTCTCCTCACCCATGTCGAGGACATAGAGGACCGCAAGCGCCGCGAGCTCCAGCTCGCCCACCGTGCCTCCCACGACTCCCTCACCGGCCTGCCGAACTCCGCCGAGCTGCGCGCCCGGCTCTCCGCGCGGCTGTGCAAGCGCCCCACCCACGCCGCCCTCGAATCCATCGACGCGGCCTTCGGCCACCCCGCCTACGACGCCAACGGCCACGGCTTCGACTTCCGGCCCGGCGCCGAGGCGTTCGACACCGCCTTCGACCACCATGTGCACACCGTCGCCCCCGAGGGTGAGCTCGACGACGGCACCAAGGGGCTCGCGGTCCTCTTCTGCGACCTCGACGGCTTCAAGTCGATCAACGACCGGTTCGGGCACAACGCCGGTGACGCGGTCCTCATCGAGGTCGCCCGCAGGCTGTCCCGGCAGGTCCGCGACGGCGACACCGTGGCCCGCCTCGGCGGCGACGAGTTCGTGATCCTCGCCGACGGCCTGGGCCGCGCGGACGCCGCCGACCTCGCCGTACGCCTGCGCAACGAGATCATCCAGCCCATCCGCGCCGAGGGCCGGGCCGTCCGCGTCGGCGCCAGCTTCGGCATCGGCTGGGCGCACTGCGGGATGACGGCGGACGAAGTGCTGAAGTCCGCCGACGAGCGGATGTACGTAGAGAAACGATCTCGTCCCAAACAACACAGACGCGCGGGATGA
- a CDS encoding sigma-70 family RNA polymerase sigma factor, which yields MSESEFLAERFEAHRGHLSAVAYRMLGSRAEADDAVQEAWFRLSRSDTRQVENLGGWLTTVVGRVCLDMLRSRKARAEQPLEPDVPLPGVVPDPEQDALLADSVGVALLVVLETLTPAERLAFVLHDLFAVPFEDVADIVGRTPAAARQLASRARRRVQGAPAPDADLVRQREVVDAFLAAARGGDFDALVEVLDPDVVARAEVGVTAGALAVAKGATSFASLALVARPALVDGATGLAVLADGRVERALAFTFVRDRIAVIDVVSAPERVAALNIELL from the coding sequence ATGAGCGAGAGTGAGTTTCTTGCCGAGCGGTTCGAGGCGCACCGGGGGCATCTGAGCGCCGTCGCCTACCGCATGCTCGGGTCACGCGCGGAGGCGGACGACGCGGTGCAGGAGGCGTGGTTCCGGCTGAGCCGTTCCGACACCCGGCAGGTGGAGAATCTCGGGGGCTGGCTGACCACGGTCGTCGGGCGGGTCTGCCTGGACATGCTGCGGTCCCGCAAGGCGCGTGCCGAGCAGCCGCTGGAGCCGGACGTACCGCTGCCCGGCGTGGTGCCCGACCCCGAGCAGGACGCGCTGCTCGCCGACTCGGTCGGCGTCGCGCTGCTCGTCGTACTGGAGACGCTGACGCCCGCCGAACGGCTGGCGTTCGTGCTGCACGACCTGTTCGCGGTGCCGTTCGAGGATGTCGCCGACATCGTGGGACGTACGCCGGCCGCGGCGCGGCAGCTCGCCAGCCGGGCCCGGCGCCGGGTGCAGGGCGCTCCGGCGCCCGACGCGGACCTGGTCCGGCAGCGGGAGGTCGTCGACGCCTTCCTGGCCGCCGCGCGCGGGGGCGACTTCGACGCGCTGGTGGAGGTGCTCGACCCGGACGTCGTGGCGCGCGCCGAGGTCGGTGTCACGGCGGGCGCCCTTGCGGTGGCGAAGGGCGCGACGAGCTTCGCGAGCCTCGCCCTGGTCGCGCGCCCCGCGCTGGTCGACGGGGCCACGGGACTCGCGGTGCTGGCGGACGGCCGGGTGGAGCGTGCGCTGGCCTTCACGTTCGTACGGGACCGGATCGCCGTGATCGACGTGGTGTCCGCCCCCGAGCGAGTGGCAGCCCTGAACATCGAGCTCCTCTAG
- a CDS encoding CBM35 domain-containing protein: MTSGTTGANTPPEDDDPFGYLYADGQANGAQPPSGGYGYPGSVNRVRAVGQRQYGQPQQQATAPYGQVPQQQGAHGQPHSAHYAAPETFPGGAPTSQHPQQGYSGGGRGRGPNTKGLLIGAIAVVAAVVIGIGVAMLGGNGDDDASGNEASATPSSQQSSEPSQAASSAASDEEDLPKIDAKALSLSPGVTTATDIKGAKAGGGVYLNGFNAVGASVTWNVSGIPKTGKYTLYVGYSVPGKDATATLSVNGTASTTPVGMDNYAHAAEGDYTKGWTQTYNYVQLNKGSNTIKVSCEQGNQCDALLDQMWLVKGWVE, encoded by the coding sequence ATGACGTCCGGCACCACCGGCGCGAACACGCCGCCCGAGGACGACGACCCGTTCGGCTACCTCTACGCCGACGGACAGGCCAACGGAGCCCAGCCGCCCTCCGGCGGCTACGGCTATCCGGGCTCCGTCAACCGGGTGCGCGCGGTCGGCCAGCGCCAGTACGGGCAGCCGCAGCAGCAGGCCACCGCGCCGTACGGCCAGGTGCCGCAGCAGCAGGGCGCCCACGGCCAGCCCCACAGCGCGCACTACGCGGCGCCGGAGACCTTCCCGGGCGGCGCCCCCACCAGCCAGCACCCGCAGCAGGGGTACAGCGGTGGCGGTCGCGGCCGGGGTCCCAACACCAAGGGTCTGCTGATCGGTGCCATCGCGGTGGTCGCCGCGGTCGTCATCGGCATCGGGGTGGCGATGCTGGGCGGCAACGGCGACGACGACGCCTCCGGCAACGAGGCCTCCGCCACACCCTCGTCCCAGCAGAGCAGCGAGCCGAGCCAGGCCGCCAGCAGCGCGGCGTCCGACGAGGAGGACCTGCCGAAGATCGACGCCAAGGCCCTCTCGCTCAGCCCCGGTGTGACCACGGCGACGGACATCAAGGGCGCCAAGGCGGGCGGCGGTGTCTACCTCAACGGCTTCAACGCCGTCGGCGCCTCGGTCACGTGGAACGTCAGCGGTATCCCCAAGACCGGCAAGTACACGCTGTACGTCGGGTACAGCGTCCCCGGCAAGGACGCCACCGCCACCCTCAGCGTCAACGGCACGGCCTCCACGACGCCGGTCGGCATGGACAACTACGCGCACGCGGCCGAGGGCGACTACACCAAGGGCTGGACGCAGACCTACAACTACGTCCAGCTCAACAAGGGCTCGAACACCATCAAGGTCTCCTGCGAGCAGGGCAACCAGTGCGACGCCCTGCTCGACCAGATGTGGCTCGTCAAGGGCTGGGTCGAGTAG
- a CDS encoding flavin reductase family protein, translating into MSNDEFRAAMSRLAAGVVLVTAYEPPLDDEGPKGEDVGMTATAFMSVSLDPPLVMVSLREGSRMDDLLDEQPLWAVSVLSESQSHIAGRFAMKGRISDRLLFEDVPRTRGEATGSLLVSGALATLECRTEQRIRAGDHTLVIGRVLTAGVPTADGGPLTYFRGRYRRLD; encoded by the coding sequence GTGAGCAACGACGAGTTCCGCGCCGCCATGTCACGGCTGGCCGCGGGTGTGGTCCTGGTGACCGCCTACGAGCCCCCGCTCGACGACGAGGGGCCCAAGGGCGAGGACGTCGGCATGACGGCCACCGCCTTCATGTCGGTGTCCCTGGACCCGCCCCTGGTGATGGTCAGCCTGCGCGAGGGCTCCCGTATGGACGACCTCCTCGACGAACAGCCCCTGTGGGCCGTCTCGGTCCTCTCCGAGAGCCAGAGCCACATCGCCGGCCGCTTCGCCATGAAGGGCCGCATCAGCGACCGCCTCCTCTTCGAGGACGTCCCCCGCACCCGGGGCGAGGCCACCGGCTCCCTCCTGGTGAGCGGCGCCCTGGCCACCCTGGAGTGCCGAACGGAACAGCGGATACGCGCGGGCGACCACACCCTGGTGATCGGCCGGGTCCTGACGGCCGGGGTCCCGACCGCGGACGGAGGCCCGTTGACGTACTTCAGGGGCCGCTACCGCCGCCTGGACTGA
- the nagA gene encoding N-acetylglucosamine-6-phosphate deacetylase encodes MATPLGARGTARPATSSPHPATDKSPLVLSGATVVLPTGTVTDGRVIVDGTRIAGSAPDHAQVIDVTGYTLVPGFVDIHNHGGGGASFTSGTADDVLHGIHTHRLHGTTTLVASTVTGDMDFLAQRAGLLSELAEQGDIAGIHFEGPFISPCRKGAHSEELLRDPDPAEVRKLIDAARGKARMVTLATELPGGIDSVRLLAEHGVIAAIGHTDATYEQTVEAIDAGATVATHLFNAMPTLGHRTPGPIAALLEDERITVELINDGTHLHPAALQLAFHHAGADRVAFITDAMDAAGFGDGRYMLGPLEVEVSEGVARLVEGGSIAGSTLTQDRAFQRAVTVDRLSVEDTVAALSANPARLLGMYDTIGSLEPGKYADLVLLDHQFALKGVMRRGEWVVDPQLG; translated from the coding sequence CGAGCCCGCACCCCGCGACGGACAAGTCCCCCCTCGTCCTGTCCGGCGCGACGGTCGTCCTCCCCACCGGAACCGTCACAGACGGCCGAGTGATCGTCGACGGCACCCGCATCGCCGGCAGCGCACCGGACCACGCCCAGGTCATCGACGTAACCGGCTACACCCTGGTCCCCGGCTTCGTCGACATCCACAACCACGGCGGCGGCGGAGCCTCGTTCACCTCAGGCACCGCCGATGACGTACTCCACGGCATCCACACCCACCGCCTCCACGGCACCACCACCCTCGTCGCCTCCACCGTCACCGGCGACATGGACTTCCTGGCCCAGCGGGCGGGCCTGCTGTCCGAGCTCGCCGAGCAGGGCGACATCGCCGGCATCCACTTCGAGGGCCCCTTCATCTCCCCCTGCCGCAAGGGCGCCCACTCCGAGGAGCTGCTGCGCGACCCGGACCCGGCGGAGGTCCGCAAGCTGATCGACGCGGCGCGCGGCAAGGCCAGGATGGTCACCCTCGCCACCGAACTCCCCGGCGGCATCGACTCCGTACGCCTGCTCGCCGAACACGGCGTCATCGCGGCGATCGGCCACACGGACGCGACGTACGAGCAGACGGTGGAGGCGATCGACGCGGGCGCGACCGTCGCGACGCACCTGTTCAACGCCATGCCCACGCTCGGCCACCGCACCCCGGGCCCGATCGCCGCCCTCCTGGAGGACGAGCGCATCACGGTCGAACTCATCAACGACGGCACCCACCTCCACCCGGCCGCCCTCCAGCTGGCCTTCCACCACGCGGGCGCGGACCGGGTCGCGTTCATCACGGACGCGATGGACGCGGCCGGTTTCGGCGACGGCCGCTACATGCTCGGCCCGCTGGAGGTCGAGGTCAGCGAGGGCGTGGCGCGGCTCGTGGAGGGCGGTTCGATCGCGGGCTCCACGCTCACCCAGGACCGCGCGTTCCAGCGGGCGGTGACGGTCGACCGGCTGTCCGTCGAGGACACCGTCGCGGCCCTCTCCGCCAACCCGGCCCGGCTGCTGGGGATGTACGACACGATCGGCTCGCTGGAGCCGGGCAAGTACGCCGACCTGGTACTTCTTGACCATCAATTCGCCCTCAAAGGCGTGATGCGACGCGGTGAATGGGTGGTCGATCCCCAACTGGGCTGA